A DNA window from Ipomoea triloba cultivar NCNSP0323 chromosome 10, ASM357664v1 contains the following coding sequences:
- the LOC116031959 gene encoding uncharacterized protein LOC116031959 yields the protein MAMALSNSLVLSKSKPLHLSSGFCLKSVDQSVCPTTLSFNPRRARNSSVSGSSFVVQAKYSENDGGNSTAFVGGFILGGLIVGTLGCVFAPQISYALAGADRIDKKDLMKKLPKFIYDEEKALERQRKKLAEKIEQLNTAIDDISSQMKHGDSDEAVVNSEVGAEVGL from the exons ATGGCGATGGCTCTATCCAACTCATTGGTTCTATCCAAATCCAAGCCACTGCATTTATCATCTG GCTTTTGTCTGAAGTCAGTTGACCAAAGTGTGTGTCCCACCACATTGTCTTTTAATCCTAGGCGTGCCAGAAACTCGTCTGTATCGGGAAGTTCATTTGTTGTTCAAGCAAAATATAG TGAAAATGATGGTGGGAACTCAACCGCATTTGTTGGTGGCTTCATTTTGGGAGGATTAATTGTTGGTACACTTGGTTGTGTCTTCGCACCACAG ATCAGTTATGCATTAGCCGGAGCTGATAGGATTGATAAGAAAGACCTAATGAAGAAATTGCCAAAGTTCATATATGATGAAGAAAAAGCGCTTGAA AGACAACGCAAGAAACTGGCGGAGAAGATTGAACAGCTTAACACTGCTATAGACGACATTTCTTCTCAGATGAAGCACGGCGACAGCGATGAAGCAGTAGTGAACTCTGAAGTCGGAGCTGAAGTTGGTTTATAA